A window from Cryobacterium sp. SO1 encodes these proteins:
- a CDS encoding SDR family oxidoreductase, which produces MLELRGSTILVVGATGGLGREIARQLSDAGATLVLSARDPAVLAALGLPGAIVAADLTDPAAVRRLVDVAATVTGRLDGIVVAAGVVAFGPAAGLTADTIARLFAVNTTAPMLLLQAAHAPLAASAAAGRSPFLLTLSGVVSESPTANLAAYSASKAALAAFGSAAGRELRRVGIRVIDARPGHTETALSRHPISGTAPRLPVGLDPVAVCARIVRGIVDGERDLPSTAFAPV; this is translated from the coding sequence ATGCTTGAACTTCGCGGTTCCACCATCCTCGTTGTCGGGGCCACAGGCGGGCTCGGCCGGGAGATCGCCCGCCAGCTCTCCGACGCCGGGGCGACCCTGGTCCTCAGCGCCAGGGACCCCGCCGTCCTGGCCGCCCTCGGCCTGCCGGGCGCCATCGTCGCCGCCGATCTCACCGACCCGGCCGCCGTGCGACGGCTCGTGGACGTTGCGGCCACCGTGACCGGCCGACTCGACGGAATAGTGGTGGCCGCGGGGGTGGTGGCCTTCGGTCCGGCGGCGGGGCTCACCGCCGACACCATCGCCCGGCTCTTCGCGGTGAACACCACCGCGCCGATGCTGCTGCTCCAGGCCGCCCACGCGCCCCTCGCGGCATCGGCCGCCGCCGGCCGGTCGCCCTTCCTGCTGACCCTCAGCGGGGTGGTCAGCGAGAGCCCGACCGCGAATCTCGCGGCCTACTCGGCGTCGAAGGCCGCACTGGCCGCTTTCGGGTCCGCGGCGGGCCGGGAACTGCGACGGGTGGGCATCCGGGTGATCGACGCCAGACCCGGGCACACCGAGACGGCCCTGTCTAGGCATCCGATCAGCGGGACCGCGCCGCGCCTGCCGGTCGGCCTTGACCCCGTCGCTGTGTGCGCCCGAATCGTGCGCGGCATCGTAGACGGCGAACGGGACCTGCCCAGCACGGCCTTCGCGCCCGTGTGA